The Trichocoleus sp. sequence ATGCTTGTTCCACGACCTTAATATTCAATTCCAGGCTGTGCTTTAACGCCCTGCTCCCGGAAGGGATGCTTGACTAGCGTCATTTCAGTGACCAGATCCGCCCGATCGATCAAGGCAGGTGGTGCTCCTCTCCCAGTTAAAATCACATGAGAAGCCTCAGGCTTTTCCGCTAAGCCAGCCAACACTTCCTCGACTGATAAAAATCCTAGCTTAAGCGCAACGTTGATTTCATCGAGCAACACCAGATGAAACTCTGGATTGCGGATCAGGGTAACTGCCTGATTCCAGGCTTCTTTTGCTTTCTGGATATCGCGCTCTCGGTCTTGCGTTTCCCAGGTAAAGCCTTCGCCCATGGCATAAAATTCAAGCTGATCTTCCCAAACGCTCAAAACTTTTTTTTCTGCGGGTTCCCAGGCTCCCTTAATGAACTGCACGATCGCTACTTTATAGCCATGACCAAGCGATCGAAGCACCATGCCGAGTGCAGCAGTCGTCTTGCCTTTGCCATTGCCTGTATTGACAATAATTAGCCCTTTTTCAAGGGTTCGTTCTGCCAATCGCTGCGCCTGGACTTCTTTTCGCCGCTGCATCTTTTGGCGATATTGATCGTTGCTGAGCGTGGGAGATGCTGCTTCTTCATCAAGCCTTGTTGCTTCCTGGTCTGCTACAGCATCATTTTCATTAAGTTTCATGAAGTAAACCGTGAAATACAGATTAGCGTGATGAGGTCATCATGACAGATTTTTAGGAAGATTCACGGAGCATTGCAGGCTGCTAGGGCAGAGTAAGCGCCACAGCAACAGGTGAAGGAATGACTTTGATTTAAGTATATTCTCAGTGTCAAACGGAAAGATGAAAGCGAAATTTTATGCATTACCACGGAAATTCTGTCCAGCGTGACAGCAGTTTCTTTTAAAGAAGAATATATTTTTCCTTGCTTTTATCAAGATTCTTCAGAAATCTGTCGCGAGTTAAGTGAATGTACTGGATCTAACTCAAAGTGGGGACTATACTGGTCCTACGTGGGTGAATTTACTGGTGACCCAATTATGAACGTTTGTATAAAAGGTTTCAGAATTTCTGCCCTGATTTGCTTACTAAGTATTGTTGGCCAAGGCGCTGCGCTTGCTTCGACATCCTTAACTCACGCGTCTCTTTGGACAAGCCTTGCTGAGAACACGGTTGCTCAAGGAGAGCACAACGCTTCAGTGCTAAAGCAGACTTACAACCAAAACCCAGATATGCCTGGTAAAGGCAGACCTCGCACAACAGACGCCACAGGTGGACGCGGCTACTAGCAGTTTCATCAACTTTTGCTAAAACGCGATCGGCTTTGACTGTCGCCACTGCTGACTTTCTACAAGCGTATGCACTTGCCATGACGGGTCAAGCTGAGAGAAGTCGGTGCGATAATGCCCACCTCGGCTTTCAGTACGAAAGGCAGCGCTTTTTAAGATGAGGTAGCCGACATCTAGCAGGTTGCGTACTTCTCCCCAAAGCCGAATTACTGACGTTGCCTCAACCGCAGATTCCCCTAAATGAAAGTCACCGTGGGATTCCAACAGGTGCATTAAGGTTTGACTCAGCGATAATTGCAGAAATTCTTGCTGCCAGAGTGCAACTTGAGCCACTGCTTCAAGCAGCGATCGTTCATCTCGACAGATTCCGGCACATTGCCATATCAAGCGAGGCAACTCCCGCCGCCAACCCTCCAGAGCTACTCGATCTCCTTGCCAATGATTAGGGGTATCAGTCGTTGAGGCAGGCGTAGATGAGCCAGAGTCAGCAGTGTTAGGTAGCTCTATTTCGGGTAGCTCTAAATGAGCCAGTTGAGCACCGAAGACCAGACACTCCAAAAGGGAATTACTGGCAAGCCGATTGGCTCCATGGACACCTGTACTGGCTGTTTCGCCAACGGCATAGAGTCCGGCGATCGTGGTGCGATTTTGTGTATCCGTTGTGATTCCACCCATCCAGTAGTGAGCCGCAGGTGCAACGGGAATTGGTTCATGAAACACATCAATTCCCCACTGCTGACAAACCTGGATGATATTGGGGAAGCGATGCTGAATCGTTGGGGCTGGAATGGGGCGCAAATCAAGCCAAACATGAGCAGTTGCTGGATCAGGTGCAGTCTTTTGAATATGGCTATAAATTGCCCGACTGACAATGTCTCTTGGCGCTAATTCGCCTGCTGGATGATAGTCAAAAGCAAAGCGATATCCCGTAGCATCAACTAAATGTGCACCTTCCCCTCGAACTGCCTCACTAATTAAAAATCTTGGTGCGCCTGCCTTTGTGAGAGCCGTAGGATGAAACTGGACAAACTCCAGATCACGGAGCTGCGCGCCCTGCCGCCAAGCCATCGCGACTCCATCACCCGTGCTAACAGCAGGATTGGTTGTCTGAGCAAAGACCTGCCCTCCGCCTCCCGTTGCCAGCAAGACGGCTTTTGCCCGTAACCAACAGATGCCTGATTGATGAAGCAAGCTTACTCCCTGACAGCGCTGCTCTGCTATCCACAAATCCAACACAAATGCTTGTGAAATCACCTGGACATTGGGTCGCTGCAACACTTGCGCCACAAGCGTATTAATTAAGGCACGTCCGGTTGTGTCTGCTGCATGAAGCACTCGTCGATGGGAGTGAGCCGCTTCTAGTGTTAATGCCAACCGATCGCCACTTCGATCAAACGCAACGCCCATTTGAACGAGTGCCTGGATGCATTGGGGAGCTTGTTCAACTAACAGCTTGACGGCTTCTGGTTCACATAACCCTGCCCCTGCCCGCAGCGTATCTTCGATATGAAATTTGGGTGAGTCTTCAGGGTCGATCGCAGCGGCAATTCCTCCCTGCGCCCAATCACTGGCAGAAAGAGAAAGTGTTTCTTTCGTAATTAGCCCAACACGGTAATGCTGTGGTAAACACAGAGCGGCATAGAGTCCTGCTGCGCCGCCGCCAATGATCAA is a genomic window containing:
- the cobO gene encoding cob(I)yrinic acid a,c-diamide adenosyltransferase; amino-acid sequence: MKLNENDAVADQEATRLDEEAASPTLSNDQYRQKMQRRKEVQAQRLAERTLEKGLIIVNTGNGKGKTTAALGMVLRSLGHGYKVAIVQFIKGAWEPAEKKVLSVWEDQLEFYAMGEGFTWETQDRERDIQKAKEAWNQAVTLIRNPEFHLVLLDEINVALKLGFLSVEEVLAGLAEKPEASHVILTGRGAPPALIDRADLVTEMTLVKHPFREQGVKAQPGIEY
- the nadB gene encoding L-aspartate oxidase, which gives rise to MPDFADCFDVLIIGGGAAGLYAALCLPQHYRVGLITKETLSLSASDWAQGGIAAAIDPEDSPKFHIEDTLRAGAGLCEPEAVKLLVEQAPQCIQALVQMGVAFDRSGDRLALTLEAAHSHRRVLHAADTTGRALINTLVAQVLQRPNVQVISQAFVLDLWIAEQRCQGVSLLHQSGICWLRAKAVLLATGGGGQVFAQTTNPAVSTGDGVAMAWRQGAQLRDLEFVQFHPTALTKAGAPRFLISEAVRGEGAHLVDATGYRFAFDYHPAGELAPRDIVSRAIYSHIQKTAPDPATAHVWLDLRPIPAPTIQHRFPNIIQVCQQWGIDVFHEPIPVAPAAHYWMGGITTDTQNRTTIAGLYAVGETASTGVHGANRLASNSLLECLVFGAQLAHLELPEIELPNTADSGSSTPASTTDTPNHWQGDRVALEGWRRELPRLIWQCAGICRDERSLLEAVAQVALWQQEFLQLSLSQTLMHLLESHGDFHLGESAVEATSVIRLWGEVRNLLDVGYLILKSAAFRTESRGGHYRTDFSQLDPSWQVHTLVESQQWRQSKPIAF